The nucleotide window GCAAGCTGATCGGCAGTGATATCGAACTCCTGCAGGCACTGCTTCAGCGCATGGATTGTCGTGCCCAATTCGTGCAGATGCCTTGGGCGCGGGCCTTGGTAGAGCTGGAGCATGGCAAGCTCGATATCTTGCCCGGTGCCTTCAAGACCGCCGAGCGAGAGCGCTATGCGCGATTCAGCCAAGCCTACAGCCGAATACCCAATGTGCTCTTTGTGGCCACGAAGAAACTGCCCAGCTACCGATTTTCCCGCCTCGCCGATCTCATCGGAACCGACTTCCGGCTTGGCGTCCAAATCCATGTTTCCTATGGCCCGGAATTCGAGGCGCTCAAGCACCAGCCGGGATTCCGTGAGCGCCTGACACCTGTCACGCAACGCCACTCTGCCTGGAAAATGCTGGCGCTGGACCGTATCGATGGCTTGATCGCAGATGAAGTCACGGCCTTGCTTGAGCTGAAGGCACTGGGGCTGGAGCAGGAAATCCGCAAAACGAGCCTGATCGTCTCCAGCGACGCCGCCCACATCGCCCTGAGCCGGAAAACCACCGACGAAGCCTTCCTGATACGCTTCGATGCTGCGCTGGACGCCATCATTGCCGATGGCACCTATCTGTCGATCATGCAGCGGCACCTCCCCTGCAAAGTGTCCGTTCGTCAGCTCGGCTGCGACTGAGCACGCTACAAGAGAAGCCCTGCTGGCAGCATCAGCCGGCCGCTTGGTCACGAATGCAAATATCCACCTGCCCCGCTGAACTTTCGGCCCCATTGGCACTCTCATGCCGGGAGTGCTAACATCAGTCAGCCGTGAAATCCACACGGCGCAGGAGCTGCCAATGACCACCATGACCCTTCCCGTACTTGCCGGCGACACCCTCGACCGCTACGTCCAGCAGGTGAATGCCATTCCCTTGCTCACGCAGGAGGAAGAAGTCAGCCTAGCCGAACGCTACCACGCCGAGAATGATCTTGAGGCGGCCGGTAAGCTCGTCATGTCGCACCTTCGTGTGGTCGTCTCGATCGCCCGCGGTTACGCCGGTTACGGCCTGCCACAAGCTGATCTGATCCAGGAAGGCAATATCGGCCTGATGAAAGCCGTGAAGCGCTTCGAACCCAGCCGTGGCGTGCGTCTGTTCTCGTTCGCGATCCACTGGATCAAGGCCGAGATCCACGAATACATCCTGCGCAACTGGCGTCTGGTACGCATTGCCACCACCAAATCCCAACGCAAGCTGTTCTTCAACCTGCGCAGCATGCGCACGGGCCTGTCGTCGCTGACGCACAAGGAAGCCCAGAAAATCGCGGACGACCTCGGCGTCAAACCCGAAGAAGTCTTCGAAATGGAAACCCGGATGACCGGTCACGACGTGGCCTTGGTTGCCGACGACGGCGACGAAGACAGCTACGCCCCGATCGACTGGCTGGCCGACACCGACAACGAGCCCGTTGCCGTGCTCGAACGCCGCGCTACCGACCACCTGCACGGCGAAGGCCTGCGCGCCGCACTCGAGTCACTGGACCCGCGTAGCCGCCGTATCGTCGAAGCTCGCTGGCTGGCCGACGATAGCGGTGCTACGCTGCATGAACTGGCGGACGAATTCGGGGTATCGGCCGAGCGGATACGGCAGATTGAAGTGAAGGCTTTGCAGAAGATGAAAACAGCGCTCGTCGCTTGATCTTCAACAACCAAGGCCCATCGGACGTACAAGAATGGCCGAGCAAAC belongs to Chitinimonas sp. BJYL2 and includes:
- a CDS encoding ABC transporter substrate-binding protein, with translation MDIGMRTFLVALLCCLLVVPSPAAASTGHACVKTVRWNPDLPYAGQDASGKLIGSDIELLQALLQRMDCRAQFVQMPWARALVELEHGKLDILPGAFKTAERERYARFSQAYSRIPNVLFVATKKLPSYRFSRLADLIGTDFRLGVQIHVSYGPEFEALKHQPGFRERLTPVTQRHSAWKMLALDRIDGLIADEVTALLELKALGLEQEIRKTSLIVSSDAAHIALSRKTTDEAFLIRFDAALDAIIADGTYLSIMQRHLPCKVSVRQLGCD
- the rpoH gene encoding RNA polymerase sigma factor RpoH; this encodes MTTMTLPVLAGDTLDRYVQQVNAIPLLTQEEEVSLAERYHAENDLEAAGKLVMSHLRVVVSIARGYAGYGLPQADLIQEGNIGLMKAVKRFEPSRGVRLFSFAIHWIKAEIHEYILRNWRLVRIATTKSQRKLFFNLRSMRTGLSSLTHKEAQKIADDLGVKPEEVFEMETRMTGHDVALVADDGDEDSYAPIDWLADTDNEPVAVLERRATDHLHGEGLRAALESLDPRSRRIVEARWLADDSGATLHELADEFGVSAERIRQIEVKALQKMKTALVA